The Actinomycetota bacterium sequence TTTCCTGACTCTCAGACAAGCCAGTATCCCAAGCTCAGGGGCGACGTGCGTAACTCATTCAGGGCGGATTCTCACCCACACATGTGTCACAAGATCCTCATTTCGAAGGGTAGGCCGGTCAAGACCGATGCGTTGGTTGCCACCGGATACGAGATGCTCGCGGCGGGCCTCGTGTGTCTGACTATCGGCACGGTCCTTGGCGAATGGTCCGGATTCACGCTCACCGTGCCCGGCGCCGGAGCTCTTCTCTACCTGATCATCATGGGTTCCTGCG is a genomic window containing:
- a CDS encoding EamA family transporter, which encodes FPDSQTSQYPKLRGDVRNSFRADSHPHMCHKILISKGRPVKTDALVATGYEMLAAGLVCLTIGTVLGEWSGFTLTVPGAGALLYLIIMGSCVAFTAFVWAMRNAPASKVMTYAYVNPVIATFLGAIVLSERVDVWVIAGMAIIVAGVALTTTAPVRPARSRH